In the Candidatus Cloacimonadota bacterium genome, GTTCCGAACCGCGGATCACGGGTTGGTGTGAGATGGTGGAAAGGTCATCGCGGTAGAGGGTTATGTCGAGGATGCCGACGGGGATATCCTTGCCCTCGATCAGGCGCAGATAGTCGGAAAGCCTCTTGGCAAGAGGCACTCCGCGGCTGCGGATGCCCACCAGACAGATTTTGTCCAGGCCGCGGTTCTGTTCAATGATCTCATGTGCCATGCGGTGGACGCTGCGCTCCATCTGGGCTTTGTCCATGATCGTGCTTTTGGTCTGCATCTTGGCTCCTTGTGCGGGGATTTATTCTGGTTTGATAACGATCAGGGTGTCGCCTTTGCCAACCGTGTCGCCGGAGGAGAAAGGCGTTGCCACAACAGTTCCCGCCACGGGGCAGGGGATGTTGTTGTACATCTTCATCGCTTCCAGCACCAGCAGGGTTTCGCCGACCTGGACCTTGTCGCCCACCTGCTTTTCATATTTCACGAACATTCCGGGCATGGGGGCCTGGACCGGGGTGCCGTCGGCAGAGGCCAGAGCTGGCTTGGGATCGGCCTTGGGCGCTGCCGGAGCGGGGTTCGGCGTCTGAACCGGAGCGGCGGCCGGCTGGGGGGCTGGATTTGTTGCCTGAGCCGGTGCGGCTGGAGCGGAACGGACCACTTTGGGCGCGCCGCCCTTTTCGGAAACCTCCACCAGAAAGTGTTCTTCGTCGATGAAAACGTCAAACTGGCGCAGGCCTTCGGGTTTGGGAACCGGCTCTTTGACCGGCTTTTCCACCAACAGGCCGGCTTTGGCCTTCCTGCAAAGCTCTTCCTGACGTTTCACCTCTTCCAGGGTGGTGGCTTTCATCTCGGCCGGCAGTGGTTCGTGGCCGTATTTTATCTTCAGGAATCTCTTTCCGGTGAGGTTGTAGATAGCCACAATGAGGGCGTCGTCCAAATCCTTGGCCAGGCCTTCGGTTTCCTTCTTCACCTGCTCCAGGGCGGGTTCGATCACGTCGCCGGGGCGCATGGTGATGGGCTTTTCGCCCCGCGGGTAACCCTTCAGCGCTTTTTTCTGCACTTCGGGATCGATGGGCAGGGTGGTCTTGCCGTAAAGGCCGTAGCAGAGGTCCTTCACCTGTTCGGTGATGCGGGCGTATTCGCCGTCCTTGGTGTCAAAGAGAGCGTTGTTCACGGCCTGGATGCCCACTATCTGGCTGGTTGGAGTCACCAGAGGGATTTGGCCCAGTTCTTTGCGCACTTTGGGAATCTCTTTGAAAACATCTTCCAGCCTGTCCAAAGCGTCCATCTGGCGCAGTTGGTTCACCAGGTTGGAGAGCATTCCGCCCGGGGTTTGGTGAATTATCACGTCGGTGTCGATGATGTTGAATTTGGTGTTGTCGGCGAACTGGAGGTATTTGGGGATGTCCTTTTCCATTTCCTTGCCGATCTTGTTAAGCAGGCGGATGTCGAAGCCGGTGTCGCGGTTGGTGCCCAGCAGTGCGATCACAAAAGGTTCCACGGCCGGGTGCGAGGTGCGGTAGGCGTAGGGCCCCACGCAGGTGTCGATGATATCGACTCCGGCCTCGATGGCCTTGAACAGCGCCAGATCGCCCATGCCGCTGGTGAAGTGGGTGTGCAGGTGCACCGGAACCTTCACGGTTTCTTTCAGCGCTGTTATCAGGTTGAAAGCATCATAGGGCGCCACCAGGCCCGCCATGTCCTTGATGCAGACTGTGTCCGCGCCCATCTCTTCCAGCTGTTTGGCTTTTTTGGTATAGTATTCAATGTTGTAGATGTCGCCGCCCATCCGCTGTTCCGTGAGGCTGTAGCAGATGCTTCCCTGGAAGTGTTTGTTGTTCTTTTTGATGATCTTCACCGCGGTCTGGAAATTGCGGAAATCGTTGAGGGCGTCAAACACCCTGAAGATGTCTATTCCGTTGTCGCAGGCACGCTGGACAAAGGCTTCCACCACGTCGTCGGCGTAGTTCTGGTAGCCCACGAGGTTCTGTCCGCGTAGCAGCATGGAAAAGGGTGTGTTCTTGATGTGTTTTTTCAGTACGCGGATACGTTCCCAGGGGTCCTCGCCAAGATAGCGGTGCATGGTGTCGAAAGTGGCGCCGCCCCACACTTCCATTGAGTAATAGCCCACCTGGTCCATCAGTTTAGCCACG is a window encoding:
- a CDS encoding pyruvate carboxylase subunit B; the encoded protein is MHKHGILEYSQMRYEADRPKAANPIKIQDLSFRDGHQSLFATRGRTEDLLHVAKLMDQVGYYSMEVWGGATFDTMHRYLGEDPWERIRVLKKHIKNTPFSMLLRGQNLVGYQNYADDVVEAFVQRACDNGIDIFRVFDALNDFRNFQTAVKIIKKNNKHFQGSICYSLTEQRMGGDIYNIEYYTKKAKQLEEMGADTVCIKDMAGLVAPYDAFNLITALKETVKVPVHLHTHFTSGMGDLALFKAIEAGVDIIDTCVGPYAYRTSHPAVEPFVIALLGTNRDTGFDIRLLNKIGKEMEKDIPKYLQFADNTKFNIIDTDVIIHQTPGGMLSNLVNQLRQMDALDRLEDVFKEIPKVRKELGQIPLVTPTSQIVGIQAVNNALFDTKDGEYARITEQVKDLCYGLYGKTTLPIDPEVQKKALKGYPRGEKPITMRPGDVIEPALEQVKKETEGLAKDLDDALIVAIYNLTGKRFLKIKYGHEPLPAEMKATTLEEVKRQEELCRKAKAGLLVEKPVKEPVPKPEGLRQFDVFIDEEHFLVEVSEKGGAPKVVRSAPAAPAQATNPAPQPAAAPVQTPNPAPAAPKADPKPALASADGTPVQAPMPGMFVKYEKQVGDKVQVGETLLVLEAMKMYNNIPCPVAGTVVATPFSSGDTVGKGDTLIVIKPE
- the pyrR gene encoding bifunctional pyr operon transcriptional regulator/uracil phosphoribosyltransferase PyrR, translating into MQTKSTIMDKAQMERSVHRMAHEIIEQNRGLDKICLVGIRSRGVPLAKRLSDYLRLIEGKDIPVGILDITLYRDDLSTISHQPVIRGSELGFDIEGAVIVLVDDVLYTGRTVRAAIDALLDFGRPKQIQLAVLIDRGHRELPIKADYVGKNVPTSREEIIKVEFEETDGVDSVRIVLL